In Pseudobacter ginsenosidimutans, the following are encoded in one genomic region:
- a CDS encoding FecR family protein codes for MMERNQLESLIRKYNAGQASAGEIDFLEQWYTSFEWDRTRLKDPELLEQLREKAWQEIIKSHTSESAIIMQLPSVTRRIRRVRGIAVACVLLLLGCGVWFLLLKPDTATMPATVKQDVAPGKSGAILTLADGTQMVLDSLSNGIIAKQNGAKVEYKDGQVTYNKDNLTHTAISFNTMSTPRGRKYQLTLSDGTQVWLNAASSVTFPTAFSGNERAVTVTGEVYFEVAKNARKPFHVTANGMKVEVLGTHFNINAYTDEELVKTTLLQGSVKVLKDKNQQLLTPGQQAQIDHNNNIKLIDADIEQAMAWKNNLFFFKQADLKAVMRQLARWYDLDIVYAAGVPLNKHFEGEIPMDAMLSQILRGLEKNGVHFKIEGKQLTVQP; via the coding sequence ATGATGGAAAGAAACCAATTGGAATCACTGATCAGAAAATACAATGCGGGCCAGGCCAGTGCCGGGGAAATCGATTTTCTGGAACAATGGTATACTTCCTTCGAGTGGGATCGTACTCGATTGAAAGACCCGGAATTATTGGAGCAATTACGTGAAAAAGCCTGGCAGGAAATCATCAAAAGTCATACATCTGAATCAGCCATCATCATGCAATTGCCATCCGTTACGCGTCGTATTCGCCGGGTCAGAGGTATTGCTGTTGCCTGTGTATTGCTGTTGCTTGGTTGTGGTGTGTGGTTCTTATTATTGAAGCCTGATACAGCTACAATGCCAGCTACAGTGAAACAAGACGTGGCACCGGGAAAAAGCGGAGCCATCCTCACACTTGCAGATGGAACCCAGATGGTCTTGGACAGTCTCAGCAATGGAATCATCGCCAAACAGAACGGTGCAAAAGTTGAATACAAAGACGGGCAGGTGACCTACAATAAAGACAACCTCACCCATACTGCAATATCCTTCAACACAATGAGTACACCGCGTGGCCGTAAGTACCAGCTCACCCTGTCTGATGGCACACAGGTATGGCTGAATGCTGCTTCCTCTGTTACTTTTCCCACTGCTTTCTCCGGTAACGAAAGAGCCGTTACCGTCACAGGTGAAGTTTATTTTGAAGTTGCAAAAAATGCCCGCAAGCCTTTCCATGTAACAGCTAATGGAATGAAAGTGGAAGTACTTGGAACGCATTTCAACATTAACGCCTATACCGATGAAGAACTTGTCAAAACAACCCTGTTGCAGGGATCGGTAAAAGTATTGAAAGATAAAAACCAACAACTGTTGACGCCAGGCCAACAGGCGCAAATCGATCATAACAACAATATCAAACTGATCGATGCAGATATCGAACAGGCGATGGCCTGGAAAAACAATCTGTTCTTTTTCAAACAAGCTGATCTGAAAGCCGTGATGCGACAACTGGCGCGATGGTATGACTTAGACATTGTGTATGCTGCCGGTGTTCCACTTAATAAACACTTCGAAGGAGAGATCCCGATGGATGCCATGTTATCGCAGATACTACGTGGTCTCGAAAAGAATGGCGTCCATTTCAAGATCGAAGGAAAACAATTGACTGTACAACCATAA
- a CDS encoding RNA polymerase sigma factor: MPSYSEHTDPILIAAARQGDEQAFRLIYEKYHDDLFQMAFKRTRSKDDSSDIIQELFIALWNNLDNIHVTDNIGAYLYVALRHRIFNYYEKQSVRLHHILQQPLEPVSSEDLILAGIRAKEIQACVAAAVLVMPEKMKTIYRLAKEQQLTMQEIATQLELSPQTIKNQLYLAMERIREQLRRNDLARFIFLI; this comes from the coding sequence TTGCCATCTTATTCAGAACATACCGACCCTATACTTATTGCTGCCGCCCGACAGGGCGATGAACAGGCATTCCGACTTATCTACGAGAAATACCACGACGATCTTTTCCAGATGGCATTCAAAAGAACCCGTAGCAAAGATGATTCCTCCGATATCATCCAGGAACTTTTTATCGCTCTCTGGAATAATCTCGACAATATCCATGTAACCGATAATATCGGCGCTTATCTCTACGTGGCCCTGCGGCACAGGATCTTCAACTACTATGAGAAACAATCTGTGAGGTTGCATCATATTCTTCAGCAACCACTGGAACCTGTAAGCTCGGAAGACCTGATCCTTGCAGGCATCAGGGCCAAAGAGATACAGGCCTGTGTGGCTGCTGCTGTTCTGGTGATGCCGGAAAAAATGAAAACCATTTACCGGCTCGCCAAAGAGCAACAGCTTACTATGCAGGAGATCGCTACACAGCTCGAGTTATCGCCACAGACCATTAAAAACCAGCTCTATCTGGCTATGGAACGTATCCGGGAACAACTCCGGAGGAATGATCTCGCTCGTTTTATTTTCCTTATTTAA
- a CDS encoding dienelactone hydrolase family protein encodes MDQQIINLFDEYTHKPLKRDDFIKRLVLLTGSLTAAMTALAQLEVKYDSAATVAENNKEIITERINYPTDDITMKGYLARPSAAGKYGAVVVIHENRGLNPHIEDVTRRVAQAGFIALAPDALSESGGTPSDADQARDLIGKLDMPKTVNHYIKAFDYLRSRSDSNGHFGCLGFCWGGAMANQLAVHVPSLNAAVAFYGRQPDAADVPKIKAAVQLHYAGMDERVNAGIAAYEEALKKAGTVYELYMYDGAQHAFHNDTAGPRYNEAAAKLAWERTIRFFNEKLK; translated from the coding sequence ATGGACCAGCAGATCATCAACCTATTTGATGAATACACGCACAAACCATTGAAGCGCGATGATTTCATCAAACGCCTTGTGCTGCTCACCGGCAGCCTGACCGCCGCCATGACCGCCCTTGCCCAACTGGAAGTCAAATACGATTCCGCAGCAACCGTTGCTGAAAACAATAAAGAGATCATCACTGAACGCATCAATTATCCTACTGACGATATCACCATGAAAGGTTACCTGGCAAGGCCTTCTGCCGCCGGCAAATACGGAGCTGTTGTGGTGATCCACGAGAACCGCGGTCTCAACCCGCACATCGAAGATGTGACCAGGCGTGTTGCCCAGGCTGGTTTCATTGCACTGGCGCCGGATGCGCTTTCAGAATCCGGAGGCACTCCATCAGATGCAGATCAGGCCCGTGATCTTATTGGAAAACTGGACATGCCGAAGACCGTCAATCATTATATAAAAGCATTCGATTACCTGAGATCGAGGTCAGACAGCAATGGTCATTTCGGATGTTTGGGGTTCTGCTGGGGCGGCGCCATGGCCAACCAGCTGGCAGTGCATGTTCCTTCACTGAATGCCGCTGTGGCCTTTTATGGCCGCCAGCCGGATGCAGCCGATGTACCAAAGATCAAAGCCGCCGTGCAACTGCATTATGCTGGAATGGACGAACGCGTGAATGCAGGCATCGCTGCTTATGAAGAAGCGCTCAAAAAAGCCGGGACTGTATACGAGCTTTACATGTACGATGGAGCCCAGCACGCTTTCCATAACGATACCGCCGGACCGCGATACAATGAAGCAGCCGCCAAACTTGCCTGGGAAAGGACTATCAGATTCTTCAATGAAAAACTGAAATAA
- a CDS encoding proline dehydrogenase family protein, whose protein sequence is MDNPAPVISFDNTEYAFAYKSDKELKKAKFLFSSMGIGSLVKIGTRLTPWAIKVGLPIKGIIRNTIFRQFVGGETLEQTALVANKLGEFNVQVILDYGVEGKEGEDNFDHATDEFIRVIKYASTQRTMPFMSIKVTGFARFALLGKLDAAATDRSGYQGTVHTEVLNDAEKAEWDRVVKRMERIISAAADHKIGVLVDAEETWIQDPVDALTMQMMEKYNRNRVVVYNTIQLYRHDRLQFLKDSFAEAQTKEFILGAKLVRGAYMEKERRRAEEMSYASPIQPDKASSDRDYNAGVEFCLNHIDQIALIVASHNEYSNLRATQLLDEKKIPHNHPHVHFSQLYGMSDNITFNLARAGFAVSKYLPFGPIGDVVPYLMRRAQENSSVAGQTGRELGLIKKEVERRKLQ, encoded by the coding sequence ATGGATAATCCCGCACCGGTAATATCTTTTGATAACACAGAGTATGCATTTGCTTACAAGAGCGACAAAGAATTAAAGAAAGCGAAATTCCTGTTTTCCAGTATGGGCATCGGGAGCCTGGTGAAAATCGGCACCCGTCTTACGCCCTGGGCCATCAAAGTGGGCCTTCCCATCAAAGGCATCATCCGCAATACTATTTTCCGCCAGTTCGTTGGCGGTGAAACGCTGGAGCAAACGGCACTTGTTGCCAATAAGCTTGGCGAATTCAATGTGCAGGTGATCCTCGATTATGGTGTGGAAGGAAAGGAAGGAGAAGATAATTTCGATCATGCCACTGACGAGTTCATCCGTGTGATCAAATATGCTTCCACTCAGCGTACGATGCCCTTCATGAGTATCAAGGTGACAGGCTTCGCCCGTTTTGCCCTGCTCGGGAAACTGGATGCAGCAGCTACTGACCGAAGCGGATACCAGGGAACTGTGCATACGGAAGTGTTGAACGATGCAGAGAAAGCGGAATGGGACCGTGTGGTGAAACGAATGGAAAGGATCATCAGCGCTGCTGCCGACCATAAGATCGGCGTACTGGTGGATGCGGAAGAAACCTGGATCCAGGATCCCGTGGATGCTCTCACCATGCAGATGATGGAAAAATATAATCGCAACAGGGTAGTGGTATATAATACAATTCAGTTGTATCGTCACGACAGGCTGCAGTTCCTGAAGGATAGTTTCGCTGAGGCACAAACGAAGGAGTTCATTCTTGGCGCCAAACTGGTGCGCGGCGCTTACATGGAAAAGGAACGCCGCCGTGCAGAAGAGATGAGCTATGCTTCTCCCATCCAACCAGACAAAGCCAGCAGCGACCGCGATTACAATGCCGGCGTTGAATTCTGTCTCAATCATATCGATCAGATAGCCCTGATCGTTGCATCACATAACGAATACAGTAACCTGCGCGCAACGCAGTTGCTGGATGAAAAGAAAATTCCGCACAATCATCCGCATGTACATTTTTCCCAACTGTATGGCATGAGCGACAATATCACTTTCAACCTGGCCAGGGCCGGATTTGCAGTGAGCAAGTACCTGCCATTCGGACCTATCGGAGATGTGGTGCCGTATCTCATGCGCAGGGCGCAGGAGAATTCTTCTGTGGCTGGTCAGACCGGGCGTGAACTGGGACTGATCAAAAAAGAAGTGGAAAGACGAAAACTGCAATAA